TCCCTGCCCACGCGCTTCAAATTCCTCTTAGGAATTGAGTCCGTAAATCAGGTATACTTTCACTACAAGAGTCGTCTAATAATTCATCTTTTATTCTTCGGAGTGCTGGCATGGCAAAGCATACAATATTAGTCACAGGTGGAGCCGGATTTATTGGCTCCCATGTTGTGGATGCTTATATCAATAAGGGGCATACCGTTGTTGTTGTGGATGATTTGTCTTCGGGCAACGAGGACTTTGTTCATGAATCCGCTATTTTTTACGGCTTGGATCTGCGTTCCCAACAATTGGAAGAAGTGTTCCAAGAACATGCCATCGATATTGTCAGCCATCACGCAGCACAAATTGATGTCCGCCGCAGTGTTGACGACGCTCTGTACGATTCAGACGTCAATGTTAGAGGCACTATTAATCTCTTAGACCTCTGTGTCCGCCATAAAATCAAGAAGGTTATTTTTTCATCTACTGGCGGCGCTATCTATGGGTCGCCAACCACCTTGCCTGCTGATGAAGAGACGCCACCCCAACCGGGAAGCCCCTACGGAACGAGTAAGCTTTGCGCAGAACAATACATCCGTTTATATGAGCGAATTTATAAATTAGGATTCACCATTCTCCGCTACCCCAATGTCTACGGTCCGCGCCAAAACCCCTATGGGGAAGCAGGCGTCTGCTCTATTTTTGCAGGGACCATGCTGGCAGGTGAAACGCCTACCCTTTACGGACAAGGCAAAGCATTTCGAGATTATGTATACGTATCTGACATTGCCGCCGCCAATGTTCTCGCTTTAGAGAAAGCAAACGGCAAGATTTTAAATCTCGGATCAGGCAAAGGCACAACGGTGAGAGAGTTGTTTACGATCATTGCGAAACTGACCGGATTTTCTGGAAAGCCTCTTTTGAAAGCGTTACGTTTGGGCGAAGTGGAAGGGATTTATATTACCGGACAACGAGCCTTTGATGAACTGGGCTGGCAGCCGGAAATTACCTTAAAGGAAGGACTGACCCGAACTGTCGATTACATCAAAGAACAAGGTATGCCGAAACAAAAACCGGTTATAGATTAAACGTATCCGACAGCGATAATTACCGATTAACAAAAACGCTAAGAATATATCGACGCCATTGCGTGTTAAATGAGTAGTGATGTATATTTTTGTCGGTTTTTCCTTCGACAAGCGGAAACATATTTTCGCTTGTGATGCTTAAGGGGCAACTATAATGGCCGATTATGACCAACTTATTCTCCTATCAGGAGAAAACAAAGGAACCGTGGTAACCGTTAATGGGACTGTCACTGTAGGTCGACATCCCGGCAACACCATTCAATTTAATGACCTGCAAGTATCTCGTCGTCACGCA
The nucleotide sequence above comes from Candidatus Hydrogenedentota bacterium. Encoded proteins:
- a CDS encoding NAD-dependent epimerase/dehydratase family protein; its protein translation is MAKHTILVTGGAGFIGSHVVDAYINKGHTVVVVDDLSSGNEDFVHESAIFYGLDLRSQQLEEVFQEHAIDIVSHHAAQIDVRRSVDDALYDSDVNVRGTINLLDLCVRHKIKKVIFSSTGGAIYGSPTTLPADEETPPQPGSPYGTSKLCAEQYIRLYERIYKLGFTILRYPNVYGPRQNPYGEAGVCSIFAGTMLAGETPTLYGQGKAFRDYVYVSDIAAANVLALEKANGKILNLGSGKGTTVRELFTIIAKLTGFSGKPLLKALRLGEVEGIYITGQRAFDELGWQPEITLKEGLTRTVDYIKEQGMPKQKPVID